The Argentina anserina chromosome 3, drPotAnse1.1, whole genome shotgun sequence genome includes a region encoding these proteins:
- the LOC126788638 gene encoding uncharacterized protein LOC126788638 — translation MCSSKAKVTMGIEITPLLSRINGRPVLQPTCNRVPSLDRRNSLKKLSTPPPPPLPLSTSSSTSTSPRNSTKASLTTPPVSPKSKSPRPPAVKRSGNDPNGLNSSSEKVVTPGGTIRAKVLERKKSKSFKLGVGADNAHDHGRLSSASIEASLSYSSSLITEAPGSIAAGRREQMALQHAQRKMKIAHYGRSKSANFERVDILEAKASEEDHKRCSFITANSDPIYVAYHDQEWGVPVHDDNMLFELLVLSGAQVGSDWTSILKKRQDFRDAFSGFDAEAVAKLTDKQMISICSEYGIDISRVRGVVDNSNRILEVKREFGSFHRYIWGFVNHKPICPQYKQGYKIPVKTSKSESISKDMVRRGFRFVGPTVVHSFMQASGLTNDHLTTCHRHLQCTLLAAHPITLVLGTSSIESLTTPEEKIHGQS, via the exons ATGTGCAGCTCTAAAGCCAAGGTGACCATGGGGATTGAGATCACCCCCCTTCTTTCTAGAATCAATGGCAGACCAGTCCTTCAGCCTACATGTAACCGAGTTCCTAGCCTAGACCGACGTAATTCCCTTAAGAAGCTATCAactcctccaccaccacctctaCCATTATCAACTTCTTCTTCTACCAGCACTAGTCCTAGAAATAGTACCAAGGCTTCATTGACAACACCACCAGTTTCTCCCAAGTCAAAATCTCCGAGGCCACCTGCCGTAAAGAGATCAGGTAATGACCCTAATGGCTTGAACTCCAGTTCCGAGAAAGTTGTAACACCAGGAGGTACCATAAGAGCTAAGGTTTTGGAGAGGAAGAAATCAAAGAGTTTCAAGCTTGGTGTTGGTGCTGATAATGCTCATGACCATGGTAGACTTTCTTCTGCTTCGATTGAAGCTTCGTTGAGCTATTCATCTTCTCTCATCACCGAGGCACCAGGAAGCATTGCTGCTGGGAGGAGGGAACAGATGGCTCTTCAACATGCACAGAGAAAAATGAAGATTGCTCATTATGGAAGATCAAAGTCTGCAAATTTTGAAAGGGTTGACATATTGGAAGCCAAAGCTAGTGAAGAAGATCACAAAAGATGCAGCTTCATCACAGCTAATTCAG ATCCCATTTATGTTGCTTACCATGATCAAGAATGGGGAGTTCCTGTTCATGATGACAA CATGCTATTTGAACTGCTTGTTCTAAGTGGAGCTCAAGTTGGATCAGATTGGACTTCTATTTTAAAGAAACGCCAAGATTTTAGGGATGCATTTTCTGGGTTTGATGCTGAAGCTGTGGCCAAGCTCACTGACAAgcaaatgatttcaatttgtTCAGAATATGGCATCGATATAAGCAGAGTCAGAGGAGTAGTAGACAACTCTAACAGAATTCTTGAG GTAAAGAGAGAATTTGGGTCCTTTCACCGATACATATGGGGGTTTGTGAATCACAAGCCAATCTGCCCTCAATACAAGCAAGGCTACAAAATCCCAGTGAAGACATCAAAATCAGAGAGCATAAGCAAAGACATGGTTAGGAGGGGGTTTAGGTTTGTTGGTCCAACAGTTGTTCATTCCTTCATGCAAGCCTCAGGCCTCACAAATGACCATTTGACCACCTGCCACAGGCACCTTCAGTGCACCTTATTGGCAGCCCATCCTATCACATTGGTCCTTGGAACAAGCTCTATAGAATCATTGACCACCCCAGAAGAGAAAATTCATGGACAAAGCTAA
- the LOC126786948 gene encoding putative calcium-transporting ATPase 13, plasma membrane-type — MVAVDEGGEEVGAIFDEGAEGKDEEGEEEEGGEVGGEGGGGLVEELRGRFQDVELTRAAHLAPASPDVSEEVSSLSVEDDSTIPSTALVPDQVNLIIKDDFTTRIANEVKIQLANIFKIVREKGFATLQKFRGIKITAEALGTNAPTPSFFKLLLQSFFSWTVFLLLVCVFLTTVFGIQQEGPSNGWFEGAVGAFAIIILVLVPTMRKYFSVPHLRNTSQMKVKVDRQGNLLLVNASDVVPGDIVCLESRSLVPADGSCISTKGSLVLKDGTEVITVDDSNPSLVYGARVVNGSGRMLVTCAGMKTALGEVMAQVRCTPNLQDQLPAQLDNLSTKLQNVGLLIMIFMTLVLIIRSRVLKDNEYPGLQADQLKGRTTASEELINVISRFFMKSSGQISVLATYLPLLIVGLAEGVPFSVALAITYWTKTTLSGKAIAQRLLACYTMGSVSTICIGGGMTLIPELEFDLMSNDGDQIIESKSVPDIQKHVREALYKGINAPLLMPSTSFSSTLHRLLLPWANSSLGLDNENLMKNCTAVSEKLSTDEEASRVLMMDSETGDICLYWSGPASTILPMCLEYYDSKGTTKLMDEEKKRDLNETAGNMQSKHLKTIAFAHKKIDGLMPEEENSLILTGLLSVKVCSETMKALQILQKSGVDVIEFPRDHESLPPEGESPVFGMGRPLDKLHTVQRLRDKGHVVAMVGDKTLETPALKEADVAITVGNCCSEMAREVSDLIIHNGSLSFVVTIIKIGRCIHCNIQKYIQVELTMNTSLLVTMLVTTIFLGDCTVGAIEVTWANLLVTFCGLALLVEPPTQEQMERTPIKQTDSLISKAMWRNILLQALYQTSVLVALQFKWKALPVPGINKKIMESMVFNSYVLCQVFNLVSSREVEKKHVFRGIRTPWLWVAMGLSVPMQEAFVEIAHEVAGHARLDWAQWGVCFLVAIGSWPIDLAGKFAWGVVRKIRIKIGSGIRSTSMRSASVSEAASSRELLATC; from the exons ATGGTCGCGGTCGATGAAGGAGGTGAGGAGGTGGGAGCCATTTTCGACGAGGGTGCGGAAGGAAAAGATGAGGagggagaggaagaggaaggtgGGGAGGTTGGAggcgaaggaggaggaggcttGGTGGAGGAGCTGAGAGGTCGATTTCAG GACGTGGAACTTACCAGAGCTGCACACCTTGCACCTGCATCACCTGACGTTTCTGAAGAAGTATCAAGTTTGAGCGTGGAGGATGATAGTACCATCCCTAGTACTGCTCTTGTTCCTGACCAGGTGAATCTGATCATTAAGGATGATTTTACTACCAGGATTGCTAATGAGGTAAAGATCCAGCTTGCAAATATTTTCAAGATAGTAAGGGAGAAAGGGTTCGCTACCTTGCAGAAGTTTAGAGGCATCAAAATAACTGCAGAGGCACTTGGTACAAATGCTCCAACTCCAAGCTTCTTCAAACTTCTCCTGCAATCTTTCTTCAGCTGGACCGTTTTCCTTCTCTTGGTGTGCGTCTTCCTCACAACTGTATTTGGTATCCAGCAGGAAGGCCCAAGTAATGGCTGGTTTGAAGGAGCTGTTGGAGCTTTTGCAATCATCATACTCGTGCTTGTACCTACAATGCGCAAGTATTTCTCTGTGCCACATCTCAGGAATACTAGTCAAATGAAAGTTAAGGTCGATAGACAAGGAAACCTGCTTCTTGTTAACGCATCGGATGTTGTGCCAGGTGATATAGTATGCTTGGAATCGAGATCTCTAGTTCCTGCTGATGGTTCGTGCATTTCCACTAAAGGATCCTTAGTGTTGAAGGATGGTACTGAAGTTATAACAGTCGATGACAGCAATCCTTCTCTGGTTTATGGTGCAAGGGTGGTAAATGGTAGTGGTCGCATGTTGGTTACTTGTGCGGGGATGAAGACAGCATTAGGTGAGGTGATGGCCCAAGTTAGATGCACTCCAAACCTGCAGGATCAATTACCAGCTCAACTTGATAACTTGAGCACGAAGTTGCAGAATGTTGGCCTCTTGATCATGATATTCATGACTCTAGTGCTTATCATCCGATCGCGAGTTCTGAAAGATAATGAATACCCTGGCCTCCAAGCTGATCAGCTCAAGGGTAGAACAACTGCGAGCGAGGAGCTAATCAATGTCATCAGCAGATTTTTCATGAAATCAAGTGGCCAGATTAGCGTGTTGGCAACGTATCTGCCTTTACTGATTGTTGGATTAGCAGAAGGAGTACCTTTTTCAGTTGCACTTGCCATCACTTATTGGACTAAGACCACGCTATCTGGGAAAGCTATTGCTCAAAGACTCTTAGCTTGTTACACCATGGGATCTGTGTCAACTATTTGCATTGGTGGTGGGATGACTTTGATCCCTGAACTTGAATTTGACCTGATGAGCAATGATGGGGATCAAATCATCGAATCAAAGAGTGTTCCTGATATTCAAAAACATGTTCGTGAAGCTTTATACAAAGGTATTAACGCACCACTTTTGATGCCGTCGACCTCTTTTAGCTCAACACTGCACCGCCTCCTGCTTCCATGGGCCAATTCTAGTTTGGGTCTTGACAATgagaatttgatgaaaaattgCACCGCGGTGAGCGAAAAGTTGAGCACCGATGAGGAGGCTAGCAGAGTTCTGATGATGGACAGTGAAACTGGAGATATCTGCTTGTATTGGAGTGGACCTGCATCAACAATATTGCCTATGTGTTTGGAATATTATGACAGCAAAGGGACAACAAAGCTCATGGATGAAGAGAAGAAACGTGATCTTAATGAAACTGCAGGGAACATGCAGTCCAAACATCTAAAGACCATTGCATTTGCGCACAAGAAGATTGATGGTCTAATGCCTGAAGAAGAAAACAGCTTGATATTAACAGGACTGCTGAGTGTGAAGGTTTGCAGTGAGACAATGAAAGCACTACAAATTCTACAAAAATCTGGGGTGGACGTTATAGAGTTCCCAAGAGATCACGAGTCACTACCGCCGGAAGGTGAAAGTCCCGTATTCGGAATGGGGAGGCCTCTTGACAAGCTCCACACGGTGCAACGTTTGAGAGACAAGGGCCATGTTGTAGCGATGGTAGGAGATAAAACACTTGAGACTCCTGCTCTAAAAGAAGCCGATGTGGCGATTACAGTGGGAAATTGCTGCAGTGAAATGGCAAGAGAGGTCTCTGATCTCATCATCCACAATGGCAGCCTCAGTTTCGTGGTCACCATTATTAAGATCGGACGATGCATTCACTGCAACATCCAAAAGTACATCCAAGTTGAGCTCACCATGAATACATCATTGCTTGTGACAATGTTGGTTACTACAATATTTTTGGGAGACTGCACAGTTGGGGCTATTGAAGTAACGTGGGCAAATTTGCTTGTGACGTTTTGTGGGCTTGCGCTTCTGGTTGAGCCGCCAACGCAGGAGCAGATGGAAAGAACGCCGATAAAACAAACCGACTCCCTCATTAGCAAGGCAATGTGGAGAAATATTCTACTTCAAGCTTTATATCAGACATCTGTCTTGGTTGCCTTACAGTTCAAATGGAAAGCTCTCCCAGTCCCAGGCATAAACAAGAAGATCATGGAGTCCATGGTTTTCAACTCTTATGTTCTTTGTCAGGTATTTAATCTAGTCAGTTCAAGGGAGGTAGAGAAGAAACATGTTTTCAGAGGTATTCGAACTCCATGGTTATGGGTGGCTATGGGCCTCAGCGTCCCCATGCAGGAGGCTTTTGTTGAGATTGCACACGAGGTCGCTGGCCATGCAAGGTTGGATTGGGCACAATGGGGAGTCTGTTTTCTAGTAGCGATTGGTTCCTGGCCAATTGATTTGGCTGGAAAGTTTGCATGGGGTGTCGTTAGGAAGATTAGAATTAAAATCGGCTCTGGTATTCGATCCACCAGCATGAGGTCAGCTTCTGTCTCAGAAGCAGCTTCTAGTCGGGAGCTCCTGGCAACTTGCTAG